AATTCCCTAGAAAAGATCTCCTCACAGGGCCGCTTTGTGCGCTCACGGCTATGCAAGTTAAGGTTTGTACCGGTTGCCAAAAGTAATGTCTGTTTGGCCATGAGGCGTTCAGTCCGGTTTTCAGAACGTATCGAAAGAGCCTACTTTGCCGGACCGCGATGACGCCCGTCGTTCCCGCGAAGGCGGGAACCCAGGAAATCCCGCGAGACGCGGGACTGGATTCTTGCTTTCGCAGGAATGACGGAATGGAGTGCCTACAAATCGGACAAGAAATATGGCAACTGCTATAAGAATCCCGAACCGGTCTGTCCGAAGCCGAATTTGCATCAGGATATGGGAAGATGTCCAAATCTCTGTTAAGGTCGGTTTTTGGCGCAACCATTTTCGTAGTATCCGTGACGGCAGGATTCGCGCAAATGCCTGTTCTCCAAAGCAACCCGGTAATAGATACCCCGGAATTACTGGAATGGCCTTACGATCGGGAGGGAGTAACCCCTAATCTGAGCGATCCGTCGTCCAACACTCTCCATGACTTCCATGCCCAGATTTCTTCGTGTGAACTGGTGCTGTCGACAGAAGGCAACTATTATCCGGCCCTCAAGGACATGTGGCCGTTGTTTCTTGACAAGTTTCAAGATCAGCCGCTCCGTAACTGGTTCTATACGACGAGCCCGCCGGTGGCGCTTCAGCAATTGCGGAACCGGAATCTTCAGATAGGCAACCTGTACGCGAAGTGCAGACCGCAGGTTGTCGTGGCCACAGAGAAGGTTATTAGGAAACTTCAAGAAGAAGGATTTGCCGAGGGCGAGGCATACTCGCTTTACCAGGATCAGGGCTGCGTCATACTGGTCAAGCGGGGAAATCCCAAAGGAATTCGTTCGTTCTGGGACCTGGCGCGCGCGGATGTGCGATATGTGTCACCCAACCCCCAACTTGAACCGGGGGCATTCGAGAACTATGCCGGCACTCTTTATGGAATAGCCTCGAATGACACCAATCCACCTGGAGACATGACACCGACACGCCTGATTGATCGTATTTTCAATGGGGCAAGCGGAAACCCGCTCAAATGGCTCGCGGGACCACGCATCCATCACCGGGATGTGCCTTGGTCAGTCGCCTGCGGCAAGGGTGACGCAGGACTCATATTCCATCACCTCGGCCTGTATGCCAAAGAGACCTTTCCGGAAAGGTTTGATATCATCCCTCTCGGAGGGACAGTCTCAGACCCAAAGCCTTTGAAAGGGACAATCGTGCAGACTAGGCTCTTGACTCGAATAAAAGGCGATTGGACATCGAGACAACTCGAGGCACGCGAGAAACTTGTCGAGACCTTCCTGTCAGAAGATTTTACGAGGATATTGCAGAAACGGGGAATGAAGAGACCACCGGGATTCGTGCCGCTTGGTGATTGACGTCATGCCATCGTGACGTTTTCAAAGGTAACCACAGATTAAGACCGTCTTACAAATGAGCGCAAGCACGTACCCACCTATAGCCGATTATGGATTCATTGCAGATAGCCACTCCTGCGCCCTGATATCAAAATCAGGCTCGATTGATTGGTGCTGCCTCCCACGGATGGACTCCCCTAGTTGCTTCGGGGCACTGCTCGACTGGCGAAATGGAGGATACTGTCAGATCGTTCCGGTTGGAAAATTCAGAACGACGCGGCGCTATCTGGAATCCACTCTGGTCTTGGAAACCACCTTCGAGACTGAAGAAGGACAAGCGCGGGTCCTGGATTGCTTCACTATGCGAGGAAGGGGTAAACATCATCCATATCATCAGATTCTTCGAACGATCGAAGGTGTGACGGGGAGCGTGGAACTCAGATTGGAAATTGTGCCGCGTTTTGAATATGGAGCAATGAAACCATGGATTAGGAAGGACCCGGAAGGCCGTTTCTTGGCCATGGGGGGCAGTCATGGACTGGTTGTGTTCGGCAACGTTGAGCTGAAACTCAAACATCGTCATCATCTCGAAGGCTCCTGTTCAACCGTGGAAGGACAGCGCGTGTACCTGTCCGTTCTTTTCGGCAAGCCTGAGGACATTGATGATGGCCTGTTGGAGATACCCGAATTAGACGAATTGGACCGCCGCCTGCAATCGACTGTGGGTTGGTGGCATGCCTGGTGCCGCAAGGGTCGGTTTCCCGGTCCCTTTGCTGACCAGATAAAAAGATCAGCTACAGTGCTTAAAGGACTGACCAATGCTCCTACAGGCGCCATAGCGGCCGCGGCAACTACCTCCTTGCCGGAACATCCGGGTGGGTCTCGCAACTGGGATTACCGTTGCTCGTGGATTCGGGACTCGTGTTTCACGGTGGAGTCACTGGTCGAGTTGGGTTTTGTCAAGGAGGCCAACGCGTTTCGACGGTTCATAGAACGCAGTGCGGCAGGTAGCGCAGATCAGCTCCAAGTAGTGTTCGGATTGGGTGGCGAACGCAGGCTCCACGAACTGGAGGTAAAGGAACTGGAAGGTTACCGCCACGCCAGGCCGGTCCGGGTCGGAAACAATGCCTGGAAGCAGAGCCAACTGGACACCTATGGTGAGTTGCTTGATCTGGCCTACCGGTGGCATTCCCGCGGTGAATCCCCGGACGACGATTACTGGGAGTTCTTGGTAGAACTGGTCAATGCAGCAGCTGATTCCTGGCAACGGCAGGACCGTGGCATCTGGGAAACTCGGAGTGAACCGCGTCACTTCGTTTTCTCGAAGGCAATGTGCTGGTGTGCGCTTGATCGCGGAATTAAAATGGCGGAAGAACTTGGATGTCCGGCTCCGCTGGACAAATGGAAAAAGGCCTGTGAGAACGTGCGGCTGGCAGTCGAAACAAGGGGTTACGACGCAAGACGCGGGGTGTTTATTCAGGCATTCGATCATCCGGTTATGGATGCCGCCTTGCTGCTCCTCCCAACCTTTGGTTTCGTGGAATATGGGGACGAACGGATGATCAACACGGCCGATGCCGTCTGGAAAGATCTCGGGGAAGGGGGTCTTCTTCGCCGGTACCCCCCGTACGATGACGGGTTGCCGGGTTCCGAGGGCGTTTTTCTCCCGGGCTCTTTCTGGTTGGCCCGGTGCCTGGCTCTGCAAGGGCGCGTGGACGAGGCCTACCAGGTTTTTGAACACGCCCTTTACACTGCCAACGACCTGGGTCTCTTTTCCGAGGAATACGACACCCAGGCCAACGAAATGCTCGGCAATTTCCCGCAGGCGTTGACCCATTTATCCCTCATTTCGGCAGCAACGGTTCTCAGCGGCACGAATTCGCCATCAGATGAGTGAAATTGTTGAAGGCGGGCAGGGCTGCGGGACGCTTCTATAATGAGCCGGCGGCCCCGCAACACGCGGGGTGCCGCCATGTTTACCTCTGTGAAAAGGTGTTTCTATAGTGATTGCCAAAAGTGATGACCTATTTATTATAGGGAGTCTCAAAGGTTTTGTCTGAACGGGATCGCACCGCTGGACGACCTCATTCGGGAAGAGCTTTTGGGAACAACTATCGAGCCCTGTCTGTCAAGCTACGCTTTCCGTATTGGGTGCCACGGACCTGGGTCCCACCAGGTCCGTGCTTCCTGCCGGTTCTATCGCCACGATAACTCGGAGGATTCCCAGCTTTGCCGTACCGTCGGATCGCTTTTCAATGTGGTGTTCAATGCATGGGGCAACCTTGCCGTTTTCCAAAACAGCCGGCACGGACCTGACAGAGCCCAGGTCCGTGGCACCCGGGAGTCAATCCGTGATTACTTTCGAGAACCGTTATAAGTCAGGATTTTTGGCAACGCCTCTAAGCCTGAGGTTCGCAGAGGGCCGCTTCGTCGAGCGTGTAGTTTCCGGCAAGGAAATTCTTGGCCAACAATTCTACGCTGGCCTCGCAGCGCATGAACATGTCCATTTGCCTGGTGTATTGAAGGAGGCGGCCGATTAGGTCGAGTTTATCTGCGGTGACAGAACCCTCGTATTTGTAGAACCGAGCGTCCACGCGGTCTTCACGAACTTCCACCTGAAAATCGAGAGCGTGGAAAATTGCTGCAATGGCTCGGGCCCTTCTGTTGCGTCGAACATCGTCCGCGGCGCCACCCTTGAACGAAAACGTTATATAGTTCTTGTTGACGCTGTCGCTGCAATACGAATCCAGGACACTGTAGTGATATCCGATTCTGGAACTGAAGTTCAGATAGTGATCGGATATTATGGCGTAGCTTCGATCTCCGAATCGTTCAGCCATGTTGTTCGGAGCCAGCATCTGCTCCCTTATCACGGATAGGAACCCTCCCACGTCAATGGGCCGCGGCCCCTGGTATCGAAGGTCTTCACGGAGCATCCCCCTGAGCAGCGCGAGAAATGGAACAGAGGCAATTTGATCGATCGTTACTCGTCGGCCAAAGAGCAATGCCTCGGCCAGACCCCCTCCCAGGTCGATAATGTGCAGATCCAGGGGAATTGGAGCCACGAGCTTCCTGGCGCCGCCGCCGCTGGTGTCTGAAACGAGGTCGCTTATCTGAAACATTTCTTTATAGGAGAATTCATGCACAAGTCGCATGACGTCGTGAAGTGTCTTGCAGTATTCAGGAGCGAAGTCCACAGATCTTGGATTCACCAAATTTAGCGGCACAATCCAATCGGCCACGTGTCGAAGGGTCTGATAAACCGGGGTGCCTTTCATTGCCGATTCTCGCGTCTTTTGAAGAGCAATCAATTCCGGTACGTGGCCCAGATATACCCTGCCTGAATAAGCATCCACAGTGATTTCTTCCTCAGGAGGGATATCGGAGGTCGCCACCTTCGCGTCCAATAACGTGGGAATCCCGAACTCTCGCGCCAAGGAAGCCATATGCCCGGTGACGCTACCCGCATCAGTCACGATGGCCTGGGCTTTCTGCATTACCATCACAAATTGGGGGGTCGAATGCTTGGCCACCAAAACCGCACCTTCGGGAAAATTGGCCAGGTCTTCGTCGGTTCGTACGTGAAACGCCGGCCCGTGACCAACTCCGGGGAACGCTACAGCCGCGCCTTCCACAACAAGAAGATAACCCTCTACCCTTGGGAAAAGCGAAGCCCTTATCCCGCTCTTTTCAAGATCTTCCAGATGCAGAGGCCGCGTTTGCAGCACTAGTATGCGGCCATGTGGATCCAAGGACCATTCGATGTCCTGGGGGTATTGGTAATGCTCTTCCAGCTTCAGGGCGTACCCTGCCAGAGTCTCTATTTGGCCTTCGGAGAGGCATGGTAGGTTTCTCTTTTCAGGATCGACAGGCAGCTCGGTCAGCCCGCCCAGCGGGTTAACGGTCAATTGTACGGGCTTGTTGGAGACCTTGGTCTCAACAATTCTTGGGCCGCTTTTGGAAACCGTATAGCTGTCAGGAGTTATCACACCGTCTACCGCATAGGGTCCGAGTCCCCACACCGCGTTGATGAGAATACTGTCTCCCAAAGGCTGAGAAGGGTGTCTGGTGTAGACAACTCCCGCGGCCACAGACTCTACCATTTCTATGCACGCTACACTCATGGCTATATCTTCGTCCCGCATCCCCTTGTTCAGGCGATAGGATATGGCCCGGGGAGTATACAAGCTCGCGATGATATACTTGTACGTTTCGATAATCTTGTCATGCTGCACATTCAGAATTGATACGTATTGCCCCGCGTAAGAGAGTTCGCTGTCCTCTCCAATGGCACTGCTCCGCAAGGCCACCTTGGGCATGCCGTCACGGTCGTCATCGCGCTTGCCGATTTTTTCCACCATATTCGCGTACGCAGCGAGAATGGCCTCACTCAGCTCCACCGGCACACGGGCGGAAATGATCAGTCGCTGGATTTCTTCGCTCACGTTGTTCAGGGCTTGAGGGTCAATTGGGTCAAGGTCCATTCTCTTCCTGTTGATCTCATCAATGAGGTCATTGCTTTCGAGAAAGAATTCATAAGCCCTGGTAGTGATCGCAAAGCCTTCGGGGACAGGGACGCTCGTTTTGCTCACCAGTTCTCCAAGGTTGGCGTTCTTTCCGCCTACCCAATCCACCATCTCCTTGGTTATACTGGTGTAAGGCAATACGAATTCCACTGGCGGCAGCTCTTTTCTTCTTCCCAATTCCTCTTTGATGGCCGCGTTGATTCTTTCGAGTACCCCGAAGAGCATCGGGTACTTGTGGCCCGAGAGGTCGTCCAAGCTCTTCACCATCCGGAGCGTGTGAAATACCGCGCGGGCGGCCTGGGACCCTATATAGGACATTCCAAAGACTTCCTGTCCTCGCAGTTTTTCCTCGAAATCAGTGATAATATTTAGCAATTGAGTATTGGAAGCCAGCAGGTCCTTGAAGCAAGTGTATTTGAACTTAAATATCCTGGAAACCTTTTCCGCGGAGGCAGCATCGCGACCTTGACGCTTCCAGCCTTGGATTCTCTTCAGGAGGTTCGTGATGACTTCGGCCATTATCCGGTTCCGGGAAGCGTTCCCACTTTGATTCGAGGCAAGATTGATTTTGTTCGTTCCCG
This sequence is a window from Desulfomonile tiedjei. Protein-coding genes within it:
- a CDS encoding phosphoenolpyruvate synthase; amino-acid sequence: MAEVITNLLKRIQGWKRQGRDAASAEKVSRIFKFKYTCFKDLLASNTQLLNIITDFEEKLRGQEVFGMSYIGSQAARAVFHTLRMVKSLDDLSGHKYPMLFGVLERINAAIKEELGRRKELPPVEFVLPYTSITKEMVDWVGGKNANLGELVSKTSVPVPEGFAITTRAYEFFLESNDLIDEINRKRMDLDPIDPQALNNVSEEIQRLIISARVPVELSEAILAAYANMVEKIGKRDDDRDGMPKVALRSSAIGEDSELSYAGQYVSILNVQHDKIIETYKYIIASLYTPRAISYRLNKGMRDEDIAMSVACIEMVESVAAGVVYTRHPSQPLGDSILINAVWGLGPYAVDGVITPDSYTVSKSGPRIVETKVSNKPVQLTVNPLGGLTELPVDPEKRNLPCLSEGQIETLAGYALKLEEHYQYPQDIEWSLDPHGRILVLQTRPLHLEDLEKSGIRASLFPRVEGYLLVVEGAAVAFPGVGHGPAFHVRTDEDLANFPEGAVLVAKHSTPQFVMVMQKAQAIVTDAGSVTGHMASLAREFGIPTLLDAKVATSDIPPEEEITVDAYSGRVYLGHVPELIALQKTRESAMKGTPVYQTLRHVADWIVPLNLVNPRSVDFAPEYCKTLHDVMRLVHEFSYKEMFQISDLVSDTSGGGARKLVAPIPLDLHIIDLGGGLAEALLFGRRVTIDQIASVPFLALLRGMLREDLRYQGPRPIDVGGFLSVIREQMLAPNNMAERFGDRSYAIISDHYLNFSSRIGYHYSVLDSYCSDSVNKNYITFSFKGGAADDVRRNRRARAIAAIFHALDFQVEVREDRVDARFYKYEGSVTADKLDLIGRLLQYTRQMDMFMRCEASVELLAKNFLAGNYTLDEAALCEPQA
- a CDS encoding glycoside hydrolase family 15 protein, coding for MSASTYPPIADYGFIADSHSCALISKSGSIDWCCLPRMDSPSCFGALLDWRNGGYCQIVPVGKFRTTRRYLESTLVLETTFETEEGQARVLDCFTMRGRGKHHPYHQILRTIEGVTGSVELRLEIVPRFEYGAMKPWIRKDPEGRFLAMGGSHGLVVFGNVELKLKHRHHLEGSCSTVEGQRVYLSVLFGKPEDIDDGLLEIPELDELDRRLQSTVGWWHAWCRKGRFPGPFADQIKRSATVLKGLTNAPTGAIAAAATTSLPEHPGGSRNWDYRCSWIRDSCFTVESLVELGFVKEANAFRRFIERSAAGSADQLQVVFGLGGERRLHELEVKELEGYRHARPVRVGNNAWKQSQLDTYGELLDLAYRWHSRGESPDDDYWEFLVELVNAAADSWQRQDRGIWETRSEPRHFVFSKAMCWCALDRGIKMAEELGCPAPLDKWKKACENVRLAVETRGYDARRGVFIQAFDHPVMDAALLLLPTFGFVEYGDERMINTADAVWKDLGEGGLLRRYPPYDDGLPGSEGVFLPGSFWLARCLALQGRVDEAYQVFEHALYTANDLGLFSEEYDTQANEMLGNFPQALTHLSLISAATVLSGTNSPSDE
- a CDS encoding substrate-binding domain-containing protein encodes the protein MSKSLLRSVFGATIFVVSVTAGFAQMPVLQSNPVIDTPELLEWPYDREGVTPNLSDPSSNTLHDFHAQISSCELVLSTEGNYYPALKDMWPLFLDKFQDQPLRNWFYTTSPPVALQQLRNRNLQIGNLYAKCRPQVVVATEKVIRKLQEEGFAEGEAYSLYQDQGCVILVKRGNPKGIRSFWDLARADVRYVSPNPQLEPGAFENYAGTLYGIASNDTNPPGDMTPTRLIDRIFNGASGNPLKWLAGPRIHHRDVPWSVACGKGDAGLIFHHLGLYAKETFPERFDIIPLGGTVSDPKPLKGTIVQTRLLTRIKGDWTSRQLEAREKLVETFLSEDFTRILQKRGMKRPPGFVPLGD